The Georgenia sp. TF02-10 genome window below encodes:
- a CDS encoding sensor histidine kinase: MTRLRRLWTDRVRGSARARDVSDAAGIALVGLVLLAAGLVGTSPVAAAPTGADRWWLAVPLLTICAVMLGKRRRPLLALLAGTAVFAADAMLGGSLGVLLGLLDLIYSAALYAGAAAVRRLEVLAGAVVVGGSAATFVGTGDPPQTVNVALTLFAVLGTPLWWARTVRQQAELAALATARAGDLQRLAALRETEVVRAERTRMARDLHDALAGNLSAIALHTEAALVAPPAPAPGLAPAPAPAAAPASAPGPALALARAGSTAGPLTTPAPTGAAPAGPPAETRERQALRAIRTASVAALQEMRSMILLLRTGGTGAEEVASPARLAGLGTLLDGARSGGLRVRAETAALPETLPTAVDQAAYRIIQEALTNAAKHSPGAAVTVRVGVADDALHLSVVSAGPAGPGGPGRPAPAEPRRPWLADGDANPSAPAAGVGLLTMRERAEGLGGTFEAGWEPSGDAPLRWRVRAILPLDGAR; this comes from the coding sequence GTGACGAGGTTGCGGCGCCTGTGGACCGACCGGGTCCGCGGCTCCGCGCGGGCCCGGGACGTCAGCGACGCCGCCGGCATCGCCCTGGTCGGGCTCGTGCTGCTGGCCGCCGGGCTGGTCGGCACCTCGCCGGTCGCCGCGGCCCCGACCGGCGCCGACCGGTGGTGGCTCGCGGTGCCGTTGCTGACGATCTGCGCCGTCATGCTCGGCAAACGACGGCGCCCGCTGCTCGCGCTCCTGGCCGGCACGGCCGTGTTCGCCGCCGACGCCATGCTCGGCGGCAGCCTCGGGGTGCTGCTGGGCCTGCTCGACCTCATCTACTCCGCCGCCCTCTACGCCGGTGCGGCGGCGGTGCGCCGGCTGGAGGTGCTCGCGGGCGCGGTCGTCGTCGGCGGGTCGGCTGCCACGTTCGTCGGCACCGGCGACCCGCCGCAGACCGTGAACGTCGCCCTGACCCTCTTCGCGGTCCTCGGCACGCCGCTGTGGTGGGCCCGGACGGTCCGGCAGCAGGCCGAGCTGGCCGCCCTCGCCACCGCCCGCGCCGGTGACCTGCAGCGCCTGGCCGCGCTGCGCGAGACGGAGGTGGTGCGCGCCGAACGCACCCGGATGGCCCGGGACCTGCACGACGCCCTGGCCGGGAACCTCTCCGCCATCGCGCTGCACACGGAGGCTGCCCTGGTGGCGCCACCCGCCCCGGCCCCGGGGCTCGCGCCCGCCCCGGCCCCGGCCGCCGCACCGGCCTCGGCCCCGGGTCCCGCCCTCGCCCTCGCGCGGGCCGGCAGCACCGCCGGTCCTCTCACCACCCCGGCGCCCACCGGCGCCGCTCCCGCCGGCCCGCCCGCGGAGACCCGGGAACGGCAGGCCCTGCGGGCGATCCGCACCGCCAGCGTCGCGGCGCTGCAGGAGATGCGTTCGATGATCCTGCTCCTGCGCACCGGCGGCACCGGCGCCGAGGAGGTCGCCTCCCCGGCGCGGCTGGCCGGGCTCGGCACCCTGCTCGACGGCGCCCGGTCCGGCGGGCTGCGGGTGCGGGCCGAGACCGCCGCCCTCCCGGAGACCCTGCCCACCGCCGTCGACCAGGCCGCCTACCGGATCATCCAGGAAGCCCTGACCAACGCGGCCAAGCACAGCCCGGGCGCCGCGGTGACGGTCCGGGTCGGCGTCGCCGACGACGCCCTGCACCTCTCCGTCGTCAGCGCCGGGCCCGCCGGCCCGGGCGGGCCGGGGCGCCCGGCGCCGGCGGAACCGCGACGACCTTGGCTGGCCGACGGCGATGCGAACCCGTCGGCCCCGGCTGCCGGCGTCGGGCTGCTCACCATGCGGGAGCGGGCCGAAGGGCTCGGCGGGACGTTCGAGGCCGGCTGGGAGCCGAGCGGGGACGCGCCGCTCCGCTGGCGCGTCCGCGCCATCCTGCCCCTGGACGGCGCCCGGTGA
- a CDS encoding response regulator transcription factor: protein MTTRVLVADDHAAIRSGLRLILEAAGDIEVVAEAADGAAAVTNARALRPDVVLMDIRMPGMDGITATRTLTGERLADVLVLTTFDLDEYVFGALRAGAAGFLLKTADAATLVDAVRRVGAGEGVLAPEVTRRLLATFAATPGPGQDAGADDGARAAVAELTAREREVLAGLGRGLSNAGLAADLGVSPATAKTHVSRVLAKLGCTSRVQAAILAREAGLV from the coding sequence GTGACGACCCGGGTCCTCGTCGCCGACGACCACGCCGCCATCCGGTCCGGCCTGCGCCTCATCCTCGAGGCCGCCGGGGACATCGAGGTGGTGGCCGAGGCCGCCGACGGCGCCGCCGCGGTGACCAACGCGCGGGCCCTGCGGCCGGACGTGGTCCTGATGGACATCCGGATGCCCGGCATGGACGGGATCACGGCCACCCGCACCCTCACCGGCGAGCGGCTGGCCGACGTCCTCGTCCTGACCACCTTCGACCTGGACGAGTACGTCTTCGGCGCGCTGCGCGCCGGCGCCGCCGGGTTCCTGCTCAAGACCGCCGACGCCGCCACCCTCGTCGACGCGGTCCGCCGCGTCGGCGCCGGGGAGGGGGTCCTCGCCCCGGAGGTGACCCGCCGGCTGCTGGCCACCTTCGCCGCGACGCCCGGCCCCGGCCAGGACGCGGGGGCCGACGACGGCGCCCGCGCCGCGGTGGCGGAGCTCACCGCCCGGGAGCGGGAGGTGCTGGCCGGTCTCGGGCGGGGGCTCTCCAACGCCGGGCTGGCCGCCGACCTCGGCGTCTCCCCGGCGACGGCGAAGACCCACGTCTCCCGCGTGCTGGCCAAGCTCGGCTGCACCTCCCGGGTGCAGGCGGCGATCCTGGCCCGGGAGGCCGGGCTGGTGTGA
- a CDS encoding DASS family sodium-coupled anion symporter, translating into MTTPDIHESTSQAEGMRAPAVDRKVRNRRLVGLFGGLVLAVVVYLLMPGQLAPDLADALAENEIETSAHAIRATAAIAVLMGVWWMTEAIPLAATALVPLVAFPLLRVSTFGDTAPPYASGTIFLFMGGFILALALQRWNLHRRIALVTVLAVGTRPTRLVAGFMIATGFISMWVSNTATAVMMLPIGLSVLTLVGQLRPGQSTAGSNFGTSLMLGIAYAASIGSLGTLIGTPPNALLRGYLQDNHDITIGFGEWMLFGVPLSVVFLAFCWWLLTHVLYKPEISELPGGRAAIEGELKNLGPMSGPEKTVGLVFIAAALSWIFLPTLFPDSGITDELIAMVVALACFLLPARPKEGVALLDWQSAKELPWDVLLLFGGGLALSAQFTSAGLSTWIGQQAAALDVLPAILIVVAVTALVIFLTELTSNTATAAAFLPIIGGVAVGMGLDVMLLVVPVALAATCAFMLPVATPPNAIAFGSGYIKMSQMIRAGLWLNIVGIVLITITVLTLGQWVLGIALG; encoded by the coding sequence ATGACCACGCCCGACATCCACGAGAGCACGTCGCAGGCGGAGGGGATGCGCGCGCCGGCCGTGGACCGCAAGGTCCGCAACCGGCGGCTGGTCGGGCTCTTCGGCGGGCTGGTGCTGGCCGTCGTCGTCTACCTCCTGATGCCCGGCCAGCTCGCCCCGGACCTCGCCGACGCCCTGGCCGAGAACGAGATCGAGACCAGCGCGCACGCGATCCGGGCGACCGCCGCGATCGCCGTCCTCATGGGCGTGTGGTGGATGACCGAGGCCATCCCGCTGGCGGCCACGGCGCTCGTGCCGCTCGTCGCGTTCCCGCTCCTGCGGGTCAGCACGTTCGGCGACACCGCCCCGCCCTACGCCTCGGGCACGATCTTCCTGTTCATGGGCGGGTTCATCCTCGCCCTGGCGCTGCAGCGCTGGAACCTGCACCGGCGCATCGCCCTGGTGACCGTGCTCGCCGTCGGCACCCGGCCCACCCGTCTGGTCGCTGGGTTCATGATCGCCACCGGCTTCATCTCGATGTGGGTGTCCAACACGGCCACCGCGGTGATGATGCTGCCCATCGGCCTGTCGGTGCTGACCCTGGTCGGCCAGCTGCGGCCGGGGCAGTCCACGGCGGGCTCGAACTTCGGCACCTCCCTCATGCTGGGGATCGCCTACGCCGCGTCCATCGGGTCCCTCGGCACCCTGATCGGCACGCCGCCGAACGCGCTGCTGCGCGGCTACCTGCAGGACAACCACGACATCACCATCGGCTTCGGGGAGTGGATGCTCTTCGGGGTGCCGCTGTCCGTCGTCTTCCTCGCGTTCTGCTGGTGGCTGCTGACCCACGTGCTGTACAAGCCGGAGATCAGCGAGCTGCCCGGCGGGCGGGCCGCCATCGAGGGCGAGCTGAAGAACCTCGGGCCGATGAGCGGCCCGGAGAAGACGGTCGGGCTGGTGTTCATCGCCGCCGCGCTCTCCTGGATCTTCCTGCCCACGCTGTTCCCGGACTCCGGCATCACCGACGAGCTCATCGCCATGGTCGTCGCGCTGGCGTGCTTCCTGCTGCCGGCCCGGCCGAAGGAGGGAGTGGCGCTCCTGGACTGGCAGAGCGCCAAGGAGCTGCCCTGGGACGTCCTGCTGCTCTTCGGCGGCGGCCTGGCCCTGTCCGCGCAGTTCACCAGCGCCGGCCTCAGCACCTGGATCGGCCAGCAGGCCGCCGCCCTGGACGTCCTCCCGGCGATCCTCATCGTCGTGGCGGTGACCGCGCTCGTCATCTTCCTCACCGAGCTGACCTCCAACACGGCGACGGCGGCCGCCTTCCTGCCGATCATCGGCGGGGTCGCGGTGGGCATGGGGCTGGACGTCATGCTGCTCGTCGTGCCGGTGGCGCTGGCTGCCACGTGCGCGTTCATGCTGCCCGTGGCCACCCCGCCGAACGCCATCGCCTTCGGCTCCGGCTACATCAAGATGAGCCAGATGATCCGGGCGGGCCTGTGGCTCAACATCGTCGGCATCGTGCTCATCACCATCACCGTCCTCACGCTCGGGCAGTGGGTGCTCGGCATCGCGCTGGGCTGA
- a CDS encoding endo alpha-1,4 polygalactosaminidase: MGVRPVRIRRSTPDDGGGCRLCGGQRRRRRACNELVPHGRALAAAAALFLVAAGCAGAPGARAPGTDEPDPGASQPAVTGGSDTAGLAGYELPPTSGTFDYQLGGAYDELASSNRPVAVDVVVRDSTAAPLAGAYSVCYVNGFQTQPGEAERWLGEHEDLLLHDASGTPVSDPAWPDEYVLDPSTEDQRAGILRILGPVVTGCADAGFDAVEIDNLDTWTRFDQIDEEGALALARAYVDLAHGAGLAVAQKNAAEVARLAADDLGFDFAVTEECAVWSECAAYTAVYGNHVLQVEYPDALAGAGMTFQGVCALDDRAPLTILRDRRLVAAGERGYVYEAC, encoded by the coding sequence ATGGGTGTCCGGCCGGTGCGCATCCGCCGCTCCACCCCTGACGACGGCGGCGGGTGCCGGCTTTGCGGCGGCCAGCGGCGGCGACGGCGAGCGTGCAACGAGCTCGTGCCGCACGGACGGGCCCTGGCCGCCGCGGCCGCGCTCTTCCTGGTGGCGGCCGGCTGCGCGGGCGCACCCGGTGCCCGGGCGCCCGGCACGGACGAGCCTGACCCGGGCGCATCCCAGCCAGCGGTCACCGGAGGGTCCGACACGGCGGGACTGGCAGGGTACGAGCTGCCGCCGACGAGCGGCACGTTCGACTACCAGCTCGGCGGCGCCTACGACGAGCTCGCCAGCAGCAACCGGCCGGTCGCCGTCGACGTCGTGGTCCGGGACTCGACGGCCGCCCCACTAGCCGGGGCCTACAGCGTCTGCTACGTCAACGGCTTCCAGACGCAGCCGGGCGAGGCGGAGCGGTGGCTGGGCGAGCACGAGGACCTGCTCCTGCACGACGCGTCGGGCACTCCCGTCAGCGACCCGGCGTGGCCCGACGAGTACGTGCTCGACCCATCTACCGAGGACCAGCGCGCCGGCATCCTCCGGATCCTCGGCCCGGTCGTCACGGGATGCGCCGACGCCGGGTTCGACGCGGTGGAGATCGACAACCTCGACACCTGGACCCGCTTCGACCAGATCGACGAGGAAGGGGCGCTGGCGCTCGCCCGCGCGTACGTGGACCTCGCCCACGGCGCGGGGCTCGCCGTCGCGCAGAAGAACGCCGCCGAGGTCGCGCGGCTCGCCGCGGACGACCTCGGGTTCGACTTCGCCGTCACCGAGGAGTGCGCGGTGTGGTCCGAGTGCGCCGCGTACACCGCCGTCTACGGGAACCACGTGCTCCAGGTCGAGTACCCGGACGCGCTCGCCGGGGCGGGGATGACCTTCCAGGGCGTGTGCGCGCTCGACGACCGGGCGCCGCTGACGATCCTCCGCGACCGCCGGCTCGTCGCTGCGGGGGAGCGCGGGTACGTCTACGAGGCCTGCTGA